The following coding sequences are from one Triticum dicoccoides isolate Atlit2015 ecotype Zavitan chromosome 4A, WEW_v2.0, whole genome shotgun sequence window:
- the LOC119284169 gene encoding aspartic proteinase nepenthesin-1-like, which produces MAPRRSSAVAVTLVAWLLVLQVLVLSPAPAAAAPARVSPGAFKQVYTFLFKKAAKSGTTALIKKRRGNRNGDQLGSAAADNAGYVVLYNVSIGAMATQQNNVSGVVDVLNDFVWTTRCPAAPVRIPCASQTCRSVINTTDACGGGDASCGYVYMYGQGINTTGFLANETVGVGSIAGRALLGCSANDSTLPLDGESAGIGFNRGPLSLVSQLSISRFSYFLATDEPGSSDSESVVLLGDAAVPQTKSSRSMPLLRSTVFPNFYYVKLTSIQVDGVALSGIPAGAFDLAADGSSGGVVISTLSPVTLLQAAAYDALRQALVSKVRSEPVNGSALAGGAFDLCYNAQSVAALTFPKIKLVFDGGDAPAIELTTVHYFYKDNVTGLQCLTMLPTPAGVPFGSVLGSMVQAGTNMIYDVGGETLTLEEGTAAPAPSQVSLMAIAPLLLAWVLLF; this is translated from the coding sequence ATGGCGCCAAGAAGGAGCAGCGCAGTGGCCGTCACGCTGGTAGCTTGGCTACTTGTGCTCCAGGTACTAGTCCTGTCGCCGGCGCCTgctgcggcggcgccggcgagggtcTCACCGGGGGCGTTCAAGCAGGTGTACACCTTCTTGTTCAAAAAGGCCGCCAAGTCGGGCACGACTGCGCTGATCAAGAAGCGACGTGGCAACCGCAACGGCGACCAGCTGGGTAGCGCGGCCGCCGACAACGCCGGCTACGTCGTCCTCTACAACGTCTCCATCGGGGCCATGGCGACGCAGCAGAACAACGTCTCCGGCGTCGTGGACGTCCTGAATGACTTCGTCTGGACCACGCGGTGCCCGGCGGCGCCGGTCAGGATCCCATGCGCCAGCCAGACGTGCCGGAGCGTGATCAACACCACCGATGCCTGCGGTGGCGGCGACGCCAGCTGCGGGTACGTCTACATGTACGGGCAGGGTATCAACACCACGGGCTTCCTCGCCAACGAGACGGTCGGCGTGGGGAGCATCGCCGGCCGCGCGTTGTTGGGGTGCAGCGCCAATGACAGCACGCTGCCCCTCGACGGCGAGTCCGCCGGCATCGGGTTCAACAGGGGCCCACTCTCCCTCGTGTCGCAGCTCAGCATCTCCCGGTTCTCCTACTTCCTGGCAACCGACGAACCTGGGAGCTCCGACTCCGAGAGCGTCGTGCTCCTCGGCGACGCCGCCGTGCCGCAGACCAAAAGCAGCCGCTCCATGCCGCTGCTCCGGAGCACCGTCTTCCCTAACTTCTACTACGTCAAGCTCACCTCCATACAGGTCGACGGCGTGGCCCTGAGCGGCATTCCCGCGGGGGCGTTCGACCTCGCAGCCGACGGCAGCTCCGGCGGGGTGGTGATCAGCACGCTCTCCCCAGTCACCCTCCTCCAGGCGGCAGCCTACGATGCGCTGAGGCAGGCCTTGGTGAGCAAGGTAAGGTCGGAGCCCGTGAACGGCTCCGCGCTCGCCGGCGGCGCCTTTGACCTATGCTACAACGCGCAGTCCGTGGCGGCGCTGACGTTCCCCAAGATTAAGCTGGTGTTTGACGGCGGGGATGCGCCGGCAATCGAGCTCACGACGGTGCACTACTTCTACAAGGACAACGTCACCGGGCTGCAGTGCCTCACCATGCTGCCGACGCCGGCAGGTGTACCATTCGGCTCTGTCCTGGGAAGCATGGTGCAGGCGGGCACCAACATGATCTACGACGTCGGCGGCGAGACGCTGACGCTAGAGGAGGGCACGGCGGCGCCGGCGCCCTCCCAAGTATCGCTCATGGCGATAGCCCCTCTGCTCCTTGCTTGGGTACTCCTCTTCTAA